The Palleronia sp. THAF1 genome window below encodes:
- a CDS encoding NAD(P)H-binding protein: MKVLVIGATGGVGGRLVEMLVEAGHEVTGTWHSDGDDVELQRQGVTPRFADLTQMGADDFGDLVQFTDAVVFSAGAGGAGMDLATAIDGDAPIALVQAMEAQGVARLVLVSVFPEAGRDQEPSDGFEHYMAQKKRADVAVCASGLDWVLIRPGTLQDDDGDGRVNAGRCISYGDVARGNVARAIHGVLERPELSQEIIELTDGDTDVDAALDDLVR, encoded by the coding sequence ATGAAGGTTCTGGTGATCGGAGCGACGGGCGGCGTCGGCGGACGCCTGGTCGAGATGCTGGTGGAGGCGGGCCACGAGGTGACCGGGACATGGCACAGCGACGGCGATGACGTGGAACTGCAGCGCCAAGGCGTTACGCCGCGATTTGCAGACCTGACGCAGATGGGTGCGGATGACTTCGGTGATCTGGTGCAGTTCACGGACGCGGTCGTGTTCTCTGCCGGGGCCGGTGGGGCCGGGATGGACCTGGCGACGGCCATCGACGGCGACGCTCCGATTGCGCTGGTGCAAGCGATGGAGGCGCAGGGTGTTGCGCGCCTGGTGCTGGTGTCGGTGTTCCCCGAAGCGGGCCGGGATCAGGAACCGTCCGACGGGTTCGAGCACTACATGGCACAGAAAAAACGGGCCGACGTGGCCGTCTGCGCCTCGGGTCTGGACTGGGTGTTGATCCGTCCGGGCACGTTGCAGGATGACGACGGCGACGGCAGGGTGAACGCGGGGCGCTGCATTTCATATGGCGATGTGGCGCGCGGCAACGTCGCCCGCGCGATCCACGGCGTGCTGGAGCGCCCCGAGTTGTCCCAAGAGATCATCGAGTTGACCGACGGCGACACCGATGTCGACGCCGCCTTGGACGATTTGGTTCGCTGA
- a CDS encoding ligase-associated DNA damage response DEXH box helicase has product MTTLPPQFDAWFASRGWSIHPHQRDMLDRSGAPSLLLIAPTGGGKTLAGFLPTLAELADGEHKGMHTLYVSPLKALATDIRRNLTMPVTEMGLPIRIEDRTGDTGYTQKRRQRADPPHILLTTPESLALMLSYEDAPRIFAGLQRIVVDEIHALAESKRGDQLMLALSRLNALVPDLRRVGLSATVEDPAAIASFLAKHPDPCEILYADPGPDPDIAMMEVEAPPPWAGGGGRYAIPEVLEQVRQHKTTLIFHNTRAQAEIFFHELWLQNEDALPIGIHHGSLSREQRAKTEAAMVNGDLRAIVCTGSLDLGIDWGDVDLVIQVGAPKNVKRLVQRIGRANHRYNAPSKALLVPANRFEVVECVAALEAVKARDLDGDPRGPGPRDVLCQHILIRAASGPFDAAELYREVKSAGAYSTLTRAAFDQCLDFIATGGYALRAYDQWQRLKETDGQYHLRDPRGAVRIRQNIGTIMDTDLLKVRLRNRRGGVPLGEVEEGFAATLTPGDTFLIGGKIVRYEGLREMIVEVSPKPDKPPKIATFMGTKFATSTQLSHRVLRMFQQDDWPELPDATRQWLHLQRGASKLPEADRILVESFPYLGRAHTCIYGFAGRNAMQTLGLLVTARMEENGLHPMGFVSTDYATLIWGLDPVTDPAPLFDGDDLRRTFETWLGGNAVMKRTFKQSAVISGLIDRQTRGQRKSGKQATFSADILYDVLRKYDPDHLLMDVTREEALKGLVDFGRIEEMLARTAGRIDHVVCDRPTPLAAPLFLEAGRVPVEGSATEKLLADEAERLMEGAGLQITAEDKKRWAVPY; this is encoded by the coding sequence ATGACCACCCTGCCTCCCCAATTCGACGCGTGGTTCGCCAGCCGTGGCTGGTCGATCCACCCCCACCAGCGCGACATGCTGGACCGCTCGGGCGCGCCGTCGTTGCTGTTGATCGCGCCCACGGGCGGCGGGAAGACTCTGGCGGGGTTCCTGCCGACGCTGGCCGAACTAGCCGACGGCGAGCACAAGGGGATGCACACGCTTTACGTCTCGCCCCTGAAGGCGCTGGCGACCGACATTCGTCGCAACCTTACGATGCCCGTGACCGAGATGGGTCTGCCCATCCGCATCGAGGATCGAACGGGCGACACCGGTTACACCCAGAAACGCCGCCAACGCGCCGACCCGCCGCACATCCTGCTGACGACGCCCGAAAGCCTTGCGCTGATGCTGTCGTACGAAGACGCGCCCCGTATCTTCGCGGGCCTTCAGCGTATCGTGGTGGACGAGATCCACGCGCTGGCCGAATCGAAACGGGGCGATCAGCTGATGCTGGCCCTGTCGCGGCTGAACGCTCTGGTCCCGGACCTGCGTCGCGTCGGTCTGTCGGCCACGGTCGAAGACCCCGCCGCCATCGCCAGCTTCCTCGCCAAGCACCCCGATCCCTGCGAAATCCTTTACGCCGATCCCGGCCCAGACCCCGACATCGCGATGATGGAGGTAGAGGCCCCGCCCCCTTGGGCCGGTGGTGGCGGGCGCTACGCGATCCCTGAGGTGCTCGAGCAGGTGCGTCAGCACAAGACCACGCTGATTTTCCACAACACGCGCGCGCAGGCGGAAATCTTCTTCCACGAACTGTGGCTGCAGAACGAGGACGCGCTGCCCATCGGCATTCACCACGGCAGCCTATCGCGCGAGCAGCGCGCCAAGACCGAAGCCGCGATGGTCAACGGCGACCTGCGCGCCATCGTCTGCACCGGCAGCCTGGACCTTGGCATCGACTGGGGCGACGTGGACCTCGTGATCCAAGTGGGCGCGCCGAAGAACGTGAAGCGGCTGGTGCAACGGATCGGGCGTGCGAACCACCGGTACAATGCGCCCTCCAAAGCCCTGCTCGTTCCCGCCAACCGGTTTGAGGTCGTTGAATGCGTCGCAGCGCTGGAAGCCGTGAAGGCCCGCGATCTCGACGGAGATCCCCGCGGCCCCGGCCCCCGCGACGTGCTGTGCCAGCACATCCTGATCCGCGCCGCATCCGGTCCTTTCGACGCGGCAGAGCTCTATCGCGAGGTTAAATCCGCAGGCGCCTACAGCACCCTCACCCGCGCCGCCTTCGACCAATGCCTCGATTTCATCGCCACCGGCGGCTACGCCCTGCGCGCCTACGACCAATGGCAGCGGCTGAAAGAGACCGACGGCCAATATCACCTGCGCGATCCGCGCGGGGCGGTCCGCATCCGCCAGAATATCGGAACCATCATGGACACCGATCTGCTGAAGGTCCGCCTGCGCAATCGGCGCGGCGGGGTGCCACTGGGAGAGGTCGAGGAAGGTTTCGCCGCCACGCTTACCCCCGGCGACACGTTCCTCATCGGCGGAAAGATCGTCCGCTATGAAGGCCTGCGCGAGATGATCGTCGAGGTCTCTCCCAAGCCCGACAAGCCGCCCAAGATCGCGACATTCATGGGCACGAAGTTCGCCACCTCCACTCAACTGTCCCACCGCGTTCTGCGCATGTTCCAGCAAGATGACTGGCCCGAACTGCCCGACGCCACCCGCCAGTGGCTGCACCTGCAACGCGGCGCGTCAAAGCTGCCCGAGGCCGACCGTATCCTTGTCGAAAGCTTCCCATACCTGGGCCGCGCGCACACTTGCATTTACGGCTTTGCCGGGCGCAACGCGATGCAGACGCTGGGCCTGCTGGTCACGGCCCGGATGGAAGAAAACGGCCTTCACCCCATGGGCTTCGTGTCGACCGATTACGCCACACTGATCTGGGGGCTCGACCCGGTCACCGACCCCGCGCCCCTGTTCGACGGCGATGACCTGCGACGCACGTTCGAAACCTGGCTTGGCGGCAACGCGGTGATGAAACGCACCTTCAAACAGTCCGCCGTCATCTCTGGCCTGATCGACCGGCAGACGCGCGGCCAGCGCAAGTCGGGAAAGCAGGCGACCTTTTCTGCCGATATCCTATACGATGTTCTGCGCAAATACGATCCCGATCACTTGTTGATGGATGTGACGCGGGAAGAGGCTCTGAAGGGTCTCGTCGATTTCGGACGCATCGAAGAGATGTTGGCGCGCACCGCAGGCCGCATCGACCATGTCGTGTGCGACCGTCCCACACCGTTGGCAGCCCCCCTGTTTCTGGAAGCCGGGCGCGTACCGGTCGAAGGCTCTGCCACCGAGAAATTGCTTGC
- a CDS encoding ATPase has translation MNMQVQPMLEPPAPKALSDMRLPMVMMRDILLKTMFRANASTATDIAKQIALPLVVAQELIDVAREQKLLEATGTLHAGSGNEMGFQLSDAGKARAQDALAQSEYYGAMPIPLAVYSEQVKRQSIRNIQMSRQRLLDAMGHLILPDNLLGQLGPAVGSGRSILMYGPPGNGKSSISNGIRDALGDTIFVPHAIEYAGQVITVYDPIVHTAVKEEASDPNTLRLKKRHDPRYIRCTRPTVITGGELKLDMLDLVYNPTARTYQAPLQLKSTGGVFIVDDLGRQEESPQSLINRWIVPLEESKDILALQSGEKFEVPFDTLVIFSTNFHPNNIFDKAALRRIFYKIKIDGPNQKDFLKIFSLVAKKKGMPLDERALIHLLRVKYPEIDNVYANYQPIFLIDQMLSICAFEGIPPQMTPELIDRAWANLFVEESEIEN, from the coding sequence ATGAACATGCAAGTGCAACCGATGCTGGAGCCGCCCGCGCCCAAGGCGCTATCCGATATGCGCCTGCCAATGGTGATGATGCGCGACATCCTTCTGAAGACGATGTTCCGCGCCAATGCATCGACCGCAACCGATATCGCCAAGCAGATCGCCTTGCCTCTGGTCGTGGCACAAGAGCTGATCGACGTGGCGCGCGAGCAGAAGCTGCTGGAGGCGACCGGCACGCTGCACGCGGGATCCGGCAACGAGATGGGCTTTCAACTGTCCGACGCCGGCAAGGCCCGTGCCCAGGACGCGCTGGCGCAATCCGAATACTACGGTGCGATGCCGATCCCGCTGGCCGTCTATTCCGAACAAGTCAAACGCCAGTCCATCCGCAACATCCAGATGAGCCGCCAGCGCCTGCTGGACGCCATGGGCCACCTGATCCTGCCCGACAACCTGCTGGGCCAGCTTGGCCCCGCGGTCGGGTCGGGCCGTTCCATCCTGATGTACGGGCCGCCGGGGAACGGTAAATCCTCTATCTCTAACGGTATTCGCGACGCTCTGGGCGATACGATCTTCGTGCCCCATGCCATCGAATACGCCGGTCAGGTCATCACGGTCTACGACCCCATCGTGCATACGGCGGTGAAGGAAGAGGCTTCCGATCCCAACACCCTGCGGCTGAAAAAGCGCCACGATCCGCGTTATATCCGCTGCACTCGTCCCACCGTCATCACCGGCGGCGAACTGAAGCTCGACATGCTGGATCTGGTCTACAACCCGACGGCGCGCACCTATCAGGCGCCATTGCAGCTTAAATCCACCGGCGGCGTCTTTATCGTCGACGACCTTGGCCGACAGGAAGAGAGCCCCCAGTCGCTGATCAACCGTTGGATCGTGCCGCTGGAGGAATCGAAAGACATCCTAGCCCTGCAATCGGGTGAAAAGTTCGAAGTGCCGTTCGACACGCTGGTGATCTTCTCGACCAACTTTCACCCCAACAATATCTTCGACAAGGCCGCGCTGCGCCGGATCTTCTACAAGATCAAGATTGACGGACCGAACCAGAAAGACTTCCTGAAGATCTTCAGCCTTGTCGCGAAGAAAAAAGGGATGCCGCTGGACGAACGCGCGCTGATCCACCTTCTGCGCGTGAAATACCCCGAGATCGACAACGTCTACGCCAACTATCAGCCGATCTTCCTGATCGACCAGATGCTGTCGATCTGCGCGTTCGAGGGGATTCCCCCACAGATGACGCCCGAGTTGATCGACCGCGCGTGGGCCAACCTGTTCGTGGAAGAGAGCGAGATCGAAAACTAG